A section of the Humulus lupulus chromosome 2, drHumLupu1.1, whole genome shotgun sequence genome encodes:
- the LOC133814608 gene encoding FBD-associated F-box protein At4g10400-like — protein sequence MDTKRVKEHDGTRQLESILSIDRISELPDAVALHILSFIPTIFVVRMSVVSKRWRHMWTLIHVLNFYDRRDLDYLRKPNYNRDRNKFFKLVSKCLKHPFEGTTITKFKLHVDFYGGHHRIDVWLRFPLRKKVKELDINVSPTTSRYSTLPCDLLSLTTLTVLKLCGLYLKIGSPIVSLPSLLVMEFTDIVTNDQTLNNLLLGCPCIEKLKLNCHGLQQPQVLSSNLKSLEFFQGGVQTVKVEAKNLHSFVYYGYNGSCNINLIRCASIRNLKFSNAWLLTDQWFEHLIPQLSHLESLRLHGCYGEYIKIINQQLKDLYIKDSGMRFELLEATIDTPNLVSFHYDGSSLRKISINAPGLVSFRYSSELMSLISLNASNLLNADIVLRGGLEKKTFDVKWYASLIDFLSELNGTKKMTIFSGYERAVIIPNELRAACASPLPDVKHLMYSYGELQYCSREFQQFEPKNNNG from the exons ATGGATACGAAAAGAGTAAAAGAGCATGATGGAACAAGGCAATTAGAGTCCATCCTGTCTATTGATCGAATATCTGAGTTACCTGATGCTGTTGCTCTTCACATATTATCCTTTATTCCCACCATTTTTGTGGTTCGGATGAGTGTCGTTTCCAAGCGATGGAGACACATGTGGACTTTGATTCATGTGTTGAACTTTTACGATAGAAGGGATCTTGATTATCTTAGAAAACCCAACTATAACAGGGACCGGAACAAGTTCTTTAAGCTTGTAAGCAAGTGTTTGAAACACCCTTTTGAAGGTACAACCATTACTAAATTCAAGCTTCACGTAGATTTCTATGGAGGTCATCATCGAATCGATGTTTGGTTAAGATTTCCATTACGAAAAAAAGTAAAGGAACTAGACATTAATGTCAGCCCAACAACGTCTAGATACAGCACCTTACCATGTGATTTACTCAGTCTAACGACATTAACTGTCCTCAAGCTGTGTGGCTTATATTTGAAGATCGGCTCTCCAATAGTAAGCCTTCCATCTTTGCTTGTGATGGAATTCACAGATATCGTAACGAATGATCAAACTTTGAACAATCTACTACTGGGATGCCCTTGTATCGAGAAGCTTAAGTTAAACTGTCATGGTTTGCAACAACCTCAAGTTTTAAGTTCGAATCTAAAATCCCTGGAATTCTTTCAAGGGGGTGTTCAGACAGTGAAAGTTGAAGCTAAGAATCTCCATTCCTTTGTATACTACGGATACAATGGCAGTTGCAATATCAATCTCATTCGCTGTGCGTCGATTAGAAATCTCAAGTTTTCTAATGCTTGGTTATTGACTGATCAATGGTTTGAACATTTGATTCCTCAACTTTCTCATCTAGAGAGTTTGAGATTACATGGTTGTTATGGGGAATATATCAAAATCATTAATCAACAGTTGAAGGACCTATATATTAAGGACTCTGGTATGCGTTTTGAGTTGCTGGAGGCTACAATTGATACCCCAAATTTAGTTTCCTTTCACTATGATGGTAGTTCACTGCGTAAAATCTCCATCAATGCGCCAGGTTTAGTTTCCTTTCGCTACTCTAGCGAGTTAATGAGTCTAATTTCCTTGAATGCATCAAATCTGTTGAATGCTGATATTGTACTTCGTGGAGGCCTTGAGAAAAAGACTTTTGATGTGAAGTGGTACGCTAGTTTGATAGATTTTCTTTCAGAACTCAATGGTACAAAGAAAATGACCATATTTTCTGGCTATGAAAGG GCTGTCATAATTCCAAATGAGTTAAGAGCTGCCTGCGCTTCTCCTTTGCCTGATGTGAAGCATTTGATG TACAGCTATGGAGAATTGCAGTACTGCTCTAGAGAATTTCAACAGTTTGAACCAAAAAACAACAATGGATAA
- the LOC133818351 gene encoding thiohydroximate-O-sulfate sulfur/sulfate-lyase (nitrile-forming) NSP5, with translation MALIQGKWVKLDQKGTCPGPRSSHAVTIVAQKAYVFGGEFSPRVPVDNHIHVFDLQDTTWSVVNAIGDVPPPRVGVTMATVGSTIYVFGGRDSEHKELNELYSFDTCSNKWTLLSTGDGGPPHRSYHSMTADNRYIYVFGGCGNTGRLNDLWAYDVVDRKWIKYPSPGDNCKGRGGPGLVVAQGKIWVVYGFAGYEVDDVHCYDPAQTKWAEVETKGERPTARSVFSTAGIGKYVFIYGGEVDPSDLGHLGAGKFAREVYALDTDTLEWKRWEDGSGQENHPGPRGWCAYASGLLDGKEGLLVYGGNSPSNDRLDDIFFFTP, from the exons ATGGCTTTGATTCAAGGCAAATGGGTCAAG CTTGATCAAAAAGGAACTTGCCCAGGACCAAGAAGTTCACATGCAGTAACCATAGTAGCACAAAAGGCCTATGTGTTCGGTGGCGAGTTTTCGCCACGTGTCCCTGTAGACAACCACATCCACGTGTTTGACCTCCAAGACACCACGTGGTCCGTGGTCAATGCAATCGGCGATGTTCCTCCACCACGTGTAGGTGTCACAATGGCAACCGTTGGATCAACCATCTATGTTTTCGGCGGTAGAGATAGCGAACACAAAGAGCTCAATGAATTATACTCTTTTGACACGTGTTCAAACAAGTGGACCCTTCTATCTACTGGCGATGGGGGACCTCCTCATCGGAGCTACCACTCAATGACGGCGGACAATCGTTACATTTATGTCTTCGGTGGCTGTGGCAACACCGGACGACTTAACGATCTATGGGCATATGATGTGGTTGATCGGAAGTGGATCAAGTACCCATCGCCGGGGGACAACTGCAAGGGAAGAGGTGGGCCTGGGCTCGTTGTGGCCCAAGGAAAGATATGGGTCGTGTATGGCTTTGCTGGATATGAAGTGGATGATGTTCATTGCTACGATCCGGCCCAAACAAAGTGGGCTGAGGTTGAGACAAAAGGCGAGAGGCCCACAGCTCGAAGTGTGTTTTCTACGGCTGGGATTGGGAAATACGTATTTATATACGGTGGAGAAGTAGATCCAAGTGACTTGGGCCACTTGGGTGCAGGGAAATTTGCCCGAGAGGTGTACGCGTTGGACACGGACACGTTGGAGTGGAAGAGGTGGGAAGATGGGTCGGGCCAAGAAAATCATCCTGGGCCTCGTGGGTGGTGTGCATATGCTAGTGGGCTTTTAGATGGTAAAGAGGGCCTTTTGGTGTACGGTGGGAATTCTCCTAGTAATGATAGGCTTGATGATATTTTCTTCTTCACTCCTTAA